GGCCTGCAACAGGTGGCGATCAAGGCCGCTGCGCCGGACATCGTGCCCCTGATGCAGACCATGGCCCGCTCCGGCATTGCCGCGCTGCTGGTGGGGCTCGTGATGAGCTGGCGCGGCGACTGGAAGAGCGTGCGGGGAACGCTGCGTGGGGGGCTGCTGACCGGAGCGTTGTTCGCCCTCGAGTTCCTCTTCATCGCGCTCGGCCTGCAATACACCCTGGCGTCGCACATCTCGCTCTTCCTCTACACCTCGCCCATCTTCTCGGCGCTCGGTCTGCACCTGCTGCTGCCCAGCGAGCGTCTGCGCCCGTTCCAGTGGCTGGGCATCGCCGTGTGCTTCGGAGGCATCGCGGTGGCCTTCAGCGGCGGGCTGACGCTGGCCCACATGGACACGCGAATGCTCCTCGGGGATGCGCTGGGCCTGCTCAGCGGCGCGGCCTGGGGGGCCACCACCGTGGCCGTCCGGACCTCCCGTTTGTCCGAGGCCCCGCCCACCCTGACGCTGTTCTACCAGTTGGTGGTCGCCTCCGTGGCGCTGTTGGCACTCGCGGGGATGAGCGGTCAGATTCACCAGGTGGCGCTCACACCCCTGAGCATGGGCAGCGTGCTGTTCCAGGGCGTGGTGGTGTCGTTCGCCAGCTACCTCACCTGGTTCTGGCTGATGCGCCGCTACCTGGCGTCACAGATGGCGGTGCTCTCTTTCATGACCCCCCTGTTCGGCATCACCTTTGGCGTGGTGCTGTTGGGCGAGCCGCTCAGCCTGAACTTCGTCGCGGGGGCCGTGCTGGTGCTGCTGGGCATCACCCTGGTCAACGCAGGGCCCTGGATACGCCGGAGGCTGACGCAAGGAGCCGGTCCTTGAGCTTCCGCAGCGTGTGACGCATTCCACTCGGCCGGTGAAGAGGCCGCGCCCCTGGAGGGACATCCAGCCTACCGCGCGGGGCGGAGCAAGAAAGAGGCTGCATCCTGACGGATGAAGGCCTCTGGATCATGCTGGCTGCTCCACGTGAGCAGCTGCCTGGCCGGGTCCGAAGTGCCCGCCTGTGAGCCGAGCCACTGGACGAGCGCACTGCGCACAGAAGCTACGGGATCGGTCTGGAGCACCTGCTGGAAGGCCGGCAGGAGTGGCTCGATCGGACGGAAGCTGGCGGCGAAGAGGGCCGCGTGGCGCACCTGGGGTGAGTCATCCGAGAGCAGCCGCTCTGACAGCAGCTTGTCGGCCTGTGGGGCCGGCATGAAGCGCAGAGCCTCCGTAGCGGCGCCGCGCACCTCGAGGGAGCCAGAGGAGAGGAAGAGCTGAATGGAGGGCAGCGCTGCGGGCGCGCGGGTGTTGCTCAAGGCCAACAACCCAATGGTCTGCGCTCTGGGGTGGGTGGCCGAGGCCAGGGAGGTGTTGAGCT
This genomic window from Stigmatella ashevillena contains:
- a CDS encoding DMT family transporter; the protein is MSTARRGADAFLFQVMLGLCSIWGLQQVAIKAAAPDIVPLMQTMARSGIAALLVGLVMSWRGDWKSVRGTLRGGLLTGALFALEFLFIALGLQYTLASHISLFLYTSPIFSALGLHLLLPSERLRPFQWLGIAVCFGGIAVAFSGGLTLAHMDTRMLLGDALGLLSGAAWGATTVAVRTSRLSEAPPTLTLFYQLVVASVALLALAGMSGQIHQVALTPLSMGSVLFQGVVVSFASYLTWFWLMRRYLASQMAVLSFMTPLFGITFGVVLLGEPLSLNFVAGAVLVLLGITLVNAGPWIRRRLTQGAGP